In Rosa chinensis cultivar Old Blush chromosome 1, RchiOBHm-V2, whole genome shotgun sequence, a genomic segment contains:
- the LOC112173281 gene encoding MYB-like transcription factor ETC3: MDVKRRRKQAKTSSSSFSEEVSSIEWEFINMSEQEEDLICRMYKLVGDRWGLIAGRLPGRKAEEIERFWLMRHGEVFASRRRTEQEKYQQPQQLSNSNNMNKSTKNSRRYNS, from the exons ATGGACGTCAAACGCCGCAGAAAACAAGCCAAGACTAGCAGCAGTTCCTTCTCGGAAG AGGTAAGCAGCATTGAGTGGGAGTTCATAAACATGTCGGAACAAGAAGAAGACCTCATTTGTAGAATGTACAAGCTCGTCGGAGACAG GTGGGGACTTATAGCCGGGAGGCTTCCGGGCCGGAAAGCAGAAGAAATAGAGAGGTTCTGGTTAATGAGACACGGAGAAGTATTTGCAAGTAGAAGAAGAACAGAGCAGGAGAAGTACCAGCAACCCCAGCAGCTTAGTAATAGCAATAACATGAATAAGTCTACTAAGAATAGCAGGAGATACAATTCTTGA